The window ATACAGACAGaacataagataagataatacttCATTGATCCCCAGTGGGAAAATTGTCACGTCTATGGAGATCAATTTCCTCCCCAAATGTCCTCTGCTAAATAATGTATATAATCTGGGTTTGGAAAAGTGTAAgataacatttgatttaaatccTGTTTAAGAAAGACAAAATTCTTAGTAAATTCTTTATCTGAACTTTTAGAGCAGCATTCTTTATTATATCAttccagaaaacaaaacatcagaatAAACATACAAGACAAAACCAAAATATGAGATGAAACAATATTCAAAGTCTTATGTCTTGCTATTAGGAATGATTAAAAACCTCACACTTTGCACATTTCCGCCTCAGTCACAATCAGAAAATTCAAGTCAGTTAAAACATCATGTCTGTACACCTGACATTatctcaccacacacacattcatattttaCATATTGCATATAACTGTGCAGCACATTCTCCTCCCCTCCTGATGACTGCGGAgggggaattttttttataactgcaAACATTATGTAATAGTTATGTCTCCCTGCCAAATCTCCAAATTCAAATCCGCTGCCCTCTAAACAGGTTAAATGAGATAATCTGTAACTAATCCAGCTATCGCTGCCACTCATCTCTTAATCCAGGTTTATAAAATAGAGATTACATCAAATTTGCTGGCAGGTGTGAAGGCCCCTTTATGTGGTTTCAAAAGCACTTTGGGATTTAAGATATCATAAAAAGCAGAtttattgtgtatttatttctactGTATGATCTCAGGTTAATCTTGTGGATATTGTATGCCTACATTATCCACTCAAAATATTAATTAGTTTCATGAACTATCTCTTTCAGAAGTCCCACTTTGTGAACCAAACCCTTTGTTTCTGGCCAACACCATTACTGCCCTattattaaacatgtttctgaGTATTTTAAGGTATGTGTTTCTAGgtgtaaatgtattaaatgaaaaaagcaTTCATATTATatgaatatattatattatccaTCCTTCATTACAAAAATGAGTTCATACTGCATTTGTGTCAAGAGAAAACAGGGTTTGAAAGTGGAAAGGAAACGTTCAAACTTTGGTTTATCGTTTCATAATTTATCAATATGACGTGTTGAAAGACAATCATGGGGGAAGTTTAAGTAGAATAGTTGTGTGGTTATTAAAGGGGGCTTATTTGCTGTACTGTGAAGTGACAGGACTTTACTTTCCTGTGTACAATAAATTATTTTCATAAACTTCCTCCATGTTCCTACTTCAACACTTTCATCATGTGTATTAGATTTCTTCTTCACAAACATTTAGTTGCTCTTGGTCTTCAGATCTGCGAGCTTGCTGGTGACAAAGTTCCACTTAAAGGATGCATCGGTGTTTCCTCCTCCCAGTGAGACATATTTGGAAaagctgttgttgctgctgctccttcctcctcctcctccttcgctctcctctccctcagcgGTCTGCCCATCCTGAGAAGCTGTCACCTCCTCCCCTGTGCCTTCTGTCACCCCCTCCTCACCTTGCACTGCTGCCACCTCATTGGTTGCAGCGGCAGCAGCGGCTGCAGCTTCCGCCTGCTTTTTGGCAGCCCAGTTAGCGGCAAAGCTATCCCAGAATGCTGAGCGCCTGGTGGGTCGAGGAGGCTCCTCTGGCTTTATTGCAAGTGGACTGGGAATTGAGAGAAAGTGGTGGAATGTATTTCAGTAGTAAAACATGAGTTTGCTTTTCAATTAACCATTTTTAACTGACTGTTTATTGAGTTTAGATCATATTCTAGTTCTTTACTCCATATATCTTTACTATAATTAAATGATAATGCAACAGACAACACTTTGAcgacagaaaaaaagcaaaagtggGAAGAAACACCCTTGAGGAAGGTCCAGAGGGGAGAACTGTAGTCAATAAATTCAGGTCTGAACAGGTTATCAGTATGCAAGATTTATGACTACCTTTACAGTATGGATATAAAAGTTACATAGAATGTAGTGATTAGGTAGCATAAGGGGTTTTCTCGGTCAGAGCCAGCCATTCTTTTCCCCCGTTCCCAGCCTAAACTAAGCAGCGGCTGGTGTTAGCATAGAAAGTTGCAATCATATTTTGCAGCATGAGAGAAGTAGCATTTATTTAGAAAATCTCAAACCTGTGCTTCAAATAAAATTATTTAGGATACATGCTATTGAGGCTATTCTTAAAAAAATCCCCAGAGTACCTTAAGCTTAGACTTTTAATAACGTCTTAGCCCAGATTCGCTTTGGAATAAAcctctcattatttattaagTTATAAAATCACAGCAAAAGCATAATAAAATTGTAATCCCAGATCATTTCACAAATGTTACGATAAAAATAACACCCCATAGTTCTACAATCTAACCCTGATTATCCTAAATAAACCCCACAAGTGCCTAGACATCCAAGAGAGGTTGGAAGCAACAAGAGGAGACAGATCTCTACTCACTGGTCTGCGACCGGCGGGCTCTCCGTCTCCTCTAGAAGCTGGTGTTCATCTTCTTTGTTGAAGAGAGATGATAGTCTGTTCCAGCTTTTAGTCCCGGCCCCCTGCATCTGCACACAACACCAAACATGCACAGAGAATCAACAGAGGGTACAAAGAAGCGGTTTCAGAGGATACTTAAACATGCAGAAATTATTATGTCTAACCCAGGCTGTTGACAGTCAAAACTCCACAACTAAATGTGTCCTCAAGTTTACTACACTCATGGAATATATATGTTCCAGAAATTCCTTGTTCACATACTTTCCTGGCCAACTGGGACACAGCGTTTGGTCCCTCATCCTCCTGCACTGGACTTACATCATTCTCCACCTCTGTAACCTGTCAAACCATAAAacagacatttcaattaatGCACCTTACCTGCCTAAACAGCACACTTTTATATGTATCATCCTTTCTGATGTCAATCTTGATGCACAGGTTTCGTGAACACAAGGTCGCCATCTAGTGCTTATTGTGGATACTACAACCTGCAGAAAAACTAAAAGCAAACATCTCTAAATGGTAATAATCATCGAGAATAAACCATAGAATTTACCAGCCTTAAGGTacgaaataaataaatatacatgtTGTTTCTTAGGAAGGTATGTATTTATCTGTATGTATGGGCATGCCTTCTTCATACTAATCATCTCATATTTCAATACTATGTGTGAAGCAGGGGAGACATAAAAATAGCAGTGCATGACATCTCTGCACATCCTTGTAAATTGAAATGATCTCTCCAAACAACCACGGTAATCCCTGCTAGTCCCTGTAGATGCTCTGACTGGCAAAGCGAGAGACAACGGGCCCTggttatctgtctgtctgtgtcgtCCACCATGTCAATCAGTCAGTGGAATGCCAACTAATCCGTTTGTTCAGCTCCCGTGCAGGATCGAGTTTCTCGGCTCTGCAGAGATCTGGGTCAAAGCAACACTCTGTCTGTTTCGTGGGTACCAAACCAAGCAGTCCATGAAAAGCAGGTGTGGAAGAGTTAGGGGAAATACAGTCATTTCATTTGTCTAAAGACTGTAACTGATATTATGTGTAGCGATCATTATAAAGATGCAGTGGGTGTAGTTGATGCCTCTTTTAGTAACATTATTTCTTAATTAAGTCAGGATTGGGCCACTTTGAAAAGCTTGCAAGATAAATCTGTACGGGTAGATGACATGGTGAGGAGAGAAGCCAGAAGTTTTCATATAAATAATTTGATATTTAACTACTTTTCTAATACTTGTTAGGACCCCTGTCAGTCACATGCCTTCAGGATTGTCCCAACTTTCCCTCCCCATAAGGCTCCCCTGTAAACGGACTCCAGGTACATCAATTAAAGTAATCATTCAATGTACCTTTCTGAAATGTTATATCTTTGGTGAGATGTTTGATATTTGTACCTATTTGGGCGGCAAATGAAACCATCAAAGCAGATATCAATGGGATATATCAGTTTGTGATCACTataaaatatcataaaataatGGCAGAGAAATAATAAGCAGGAAGTTCTAAAAAGCAGGTCTGTCCTCTCTGAAATGTGGAGCAGAAGTTTACGGTACCATAAGACTCCAAGGAAAGTAGCCTTAagattttaatgtatttatgttaATGCAGTAACTTTCCACCACTGAAGAAAGCATGAAACATGCCTTGTAATGTTGTCTTCTCTAACAAGCTGTTTCATTGGTGCAATGATTCATCTTTCTTCCAGTGACAATATCAACATCAGTGGATTATTCTATTTTCAAGTCCACATGAGGAAGTAAGTAGGAGGCCTAACTTCTGCCTCCAAATTCCCCTTGCATGGAAAATACAGTAGCTTAGCGATCTCATCTGACCCtgtgatgaataaaaaatgatgagTAAACAAAGCCTGGTGACTCTCTGACTACAGTGTTAAAACTATACTTACATCCACTTTCTGACAGTCAAATATGGAACcagtgagaggaaacaaaaaaaatgagaaattggGTTCATTACCTCTTCTGCAGCTTCATCCTCATACTCCGGGTTGAGGGTCTTCATCACTTTGCTCTTATACACTTTCAACATTGAATTCATACTTGCAGGCGTCGTGTCTCAGCAGTCAGGGTGAGATGCCTCTGTGGTCCCCACTCCTCAAAGTGTCCTCTTTCCAGCTTCAGCTCAACTCAGTTTGGCCGACTTGGACCTGTTCCCATTCGTAAAGTTCTCAGTAGCTCAGCAGTGAAGGGAATCTTTTTGACATAACGTTCCTCCTGGTCAGATTGATCTCTCGTCTCATCAAAGCAGCAAGGAGTTGACAGCTGCTTTCGTCCCTGCAGAGTGTCTGAACAGGTAAAGCGAGGAAGCTGCGCTGTTTGTGCACGCGCTAGCACAGGTGTACTcgcacacagacgcacacacacatagacacacatgctgaattcaacgTCACGGTTCAGAATCCCTGCCTTGGTTACCTGGAAACAGGTGTAGATTTCCTCATGTATATTTCAGAGGTTCTCTTGCCCAGAGCCAGAGGTCCATTGTCAGCGGTGTTGGCAGACTGGCTCCTGTAAACCTGATGCACAAAATactacacacacaaatgtacacaGACATACTTGTGTTTTGATGAAGAACTCACTTGTACAAATGTTATGCTGCAGCATCTCTGTGACTTGagcatgtttatgttttcttaCAAATGAAGATAAGACTTCATGCTTCCATCAAATGTGGGTCTTAACTCTTTCTTATTTATCTGTGAAGAAAGAAAATTGCCAGATTCAGGTgcactgcacattttttttttttttttttaaactgggtTACCTGGCAACGTGAAAGGGCCGGCAAGTGTCGTGTGGATAAAGAGAGAAGTATAAAGCTTTGATGACTGATTAGGTTTCAACAGCTACACACAACAATACACCTGAATACACAACCAACAGGGCTGTAGGTTTAACACATACATCTACGTTAACTTGACATCTCACTTGTTATTTTCATTGCTGCAATTGTTAAAGTGCTGCAACAAATTTATATTGGCTTTAACAGAGGTAATACAACAGTAGTGTGCTTGCTCCACATATGTGACGCTATCTGACAATAATCTTGATTCTACATACCTAGCTTATCCTAGCTTGATCACTATGCAGAGTTGGTCAGTAATGAAGCTGTAAGGCCAGCTGACCCATAAGATCAACATGAATTATGAACAAGCTTGTATGGACGACTCATGTTTGCACATGGACAGAGGGATGTGGGTTATTTGAAGAGCAGCCAGTTCTATGTtgtggctgcagcagctcaTGTTTCAGactggaaaaaatacaaattaacaGTAACTGAGAGACAATGGCTGTGTTTACGATCAAATTGGAAGAAAATGAGATGTTGCTTCATTTTTTCGTTGCATTTCTCATTTGCTTCTCTCTCATTGTAGAACGAATCTGTCATTAACAGCTAAATGAGCGACAGGAAAAAATACCAGATAGTCGTTGAaaaattatcaaaataaaataaaataattaaatggaCGTGTTTTGTTCTTCAGCTAAACTCAATTCATTGCCAACCTGTTTTATTGCAGATACAACttttaacaattgtttttaCGTGTTTCAATGCcaatgtttctcttttgttttggttcaggatttgtttttaattagatTATTTTGGATGCCAAAATGTAGCTGTTACTGTTACTGGCTCCATAAGGAAatagcttcttttcttttttattgatatCACAAATGGTCTATTAAGTGGACCTACAGGGCCCAAAGTACACTGAGACCATAaagtagcctacattttaaTTATATTGAATATAATTACAAAATATAGTTTAGAAAAGAATATGACATAAGAgaagtaaataataaaaattattttaaaaaaaaggacttgcAGATCAGATTCATAGTTTTACTGTCAAATTTACTTCTTGACTTTCTTTaaatatcaattaaaaaaaggttttaatctCTAcaggttatttatttaatcatagAAACCAACCAACTTAAGTTCTTCAACCTTTAATAGCAGATCCGATCAAATATCACatccaaacatttacaaatgtttttacctAAAATACTGTGCTGgcttgttggtaaaaaaaaattctccaaagaatgtgcaaaaacCAGTTCTTTTGctgcatttaccatttattgGTCACTTTTCTCAGCATTTTCAGATGCAATAAACTTATAGAATcaataatttacacatttaaggAGGTGATACTTCTTGaccattaaaatatttttcttagCCTCTGTAAAGTGGATCTAGGCTTCTTGTGTGAAATACAGAAGAACATGAAGTGAGACAATAATATGATCTTTCAACCAGGGGAcgctgtttatttgttttcaggGCTTTGCCTACATTAAAGCAGTCTAAACAGCTTTGTCTTGAAAAGCTTTTACATTAGGAAAAGCctaaagaaaatacacaaatgtaATGGAATAACGTCCGTAGTGGCTGTTTAGCAACCGTGCATACATTTTACCGGCACTTTTTAAAAGAGGTAGCCTAGTAACAGTACACAgtttattgtaatttctttGGTCGTTTTGCccattttaagtgtttttgttcCCAGCAGTAACGACGAGGAGAGATTTACACAGGTGAATAAATTTACTTTTATAGTTTGGGCTATAAAGACACTTCCGTAATCTAAACAAACAATCTACTCAGTTCAATAGTTACGTTGGCATAGTAACACGACAGCGCTGGGCTACGTTGGCATAGTAACACGACAGCGCTGGGctctgtccgtggtgctgattCAATTCATTTCAATCCATAAAGGTAACACTGACAATATCGCCTAAGCATCATTTAAGGGTTGGCAACACTAAGCTGCAGTCATATTTACGAAACGGGCGTGAAATCAGATGAAAGATAACACACAGGTTTCTCAGACTTACCAGTTCATTTTGCTCAAACCTACCGCCAttgttatttttcaaaaatgtcacGTTCTATTTTTCTATGACGTAACTGGGCTTTGATGCTTCCAGGCATTCCTTCATCACAAAGCACCAACGCGATTTTCTCTCAATTCCTCTTAAGAGCAGAGCAGAACAGTTACAATTCACAACCATTTTTAATTGACTTAATTGTCTTTTGAACTTCTGCTATTTGTCGACATGTCTTTGCTTCCACGGATGCAAACAACTATTATTGGTCGCCTTGTCCAACCTCGTTGGGAAAATGTTTCCTGCAGTACACCTGACTTATCCAAACCAGCAGCGTCTGCACCCATTACTCAACGAAGTTCAACATCTTGGCCCATGGCAGTGCCAAAGAGCCCTATAATACCACGCCGATCAAAGATGGACCTGAACAAAGAAAGTATTCGTAGCCGCAGAAACTGGGAACGTTATTTTTCCACTTCTACTACGTCTAACTTATCAGAAACCTCTGTACCCCATGAATTTCCCAGTAGGCCTAATCAAGTACAAGCCAAATCAAGGAAAGACATGGCAGGTGAAAGGAACGAGGCTCTCAGATTGCTGGATCAGGATACTACCCCCAATACATCTCCCTACTTGTCTATAGCTCCGCGCCCATTTATTGCCTTAAATGAGCCAGTCAGGGAAATTTTGGAAACTGCTGACCCAGACAAACCAAAGTCTGCTCTTCGGCTTTACGGCTTTGCTTGCGAAAAAATCTCATCCTTTTCCAACATGGCCCGATACGGAGTCAAAGCAAGAATTTTAGACTTGTGTTCATTGATCAGGGATGGAATTGAAGATAGTTTCTCCAGGACAAGCTTGGCAAATAGTTGTTCCCTGAGCAGAGAAGAGATTCAACATGCCATTGACAGTGCTATTAAGAAAGATCCAACAATGggtctgctttttattttagctATTGGGGTTTACAGCTCTTCTTGTAATCTCTCCAGAAATGTTGCAGCAGTCATTTCCTGGATCAAAGAAGCCTTTAGGAACATGTCTACAAGGATCTACTACCCAGATGAGCACCAacgtctgttttttattttgggtaGTTGTGTCTACAGAGGTAATGATTTTCTCTGTGACAAAATTCCATCTGCTTTTTCATGGACCCTGAGGAAGGTATCATCAGTTGTAACCTTTGTCAGAGAAAGAATTGCCGGCCGTTTTTTTGTTAAAGACGTAGAAGAGGCAGTAGAAGACAACAAACAAGACTGGGACCTAATAGAGGAATATATGTTTCGAGAACCAGAAAGTTTCTGGGTTGTAGAAGCGTCTCGGTCTTTTGCCAAGTATGTTCGAGCTGCTTTTTCCAGGCCTTACAGGAAAGTGGCCTCTGTGTACTCCAGGATCAGAGCAAGAATGGGACTTGATTTATCCCACACAAAGCAAAAAGCTTTGGCTTTTTAGGAATGGGTCGCAAATCGACTTGTTGCATCGGCAGGTCTTTAGTAGTTATTTCTGGGTTTAgggtttactccgggtgctccggttctCCCACATTATTAATTTGGcaattaaaatataatataatacaatttgtgaaaataaaaaacaattattgaaaatcatgaaaaatatgaattatttgcatgttttcttttaagttGCAGTAATTAGTTTAACTCCAAACtataactatttttatttttcagagttAGTTATTGGTAACCACCCATAAGCATTCAGCAAAAGGTTTGCTAGAGCAGGATTTCTTCCATTTTTGAGTTGTTTAATGGTTTGTTTCAACCAAACCTTATGACAAACTTAATCTTTCTCGTTGGTAAATTGTTGGTAAGCATTCCTTGCAGAAAATGTTCCCCCTTTGTCTCTCTCCAGCGGGCTGCAGTGTGATCCCTTGCACCAACTGTTTCTTGCTGTCCTTTGGCAACAACGAGTCGACCATGATTTCTCTGCTCCTCATGTTTGGGTGAAACTGCTTTGTAACGCCCTGGATGTGATGACGGTGGAGCTTTACCGCTCTTCGGAGGTAGGAAATTAAGACATGCCATGAAGTGTCTTTGACATTTTGAGGATTCGACCAGTGGAGGTAAATTAGTTTTAAAGGACTTGCCCATCAATGATTTGCTTGGCTTACAGAGATGGATGACATTGTGACATGAGAAACGTACTGTAATCAAAAAATTAACCAACGCAAGaacatgtttcttttgtgctgGGCCTATAATCATGGTGAAAAGCAACATTTGAGGTGTCAATTTATATTGCTCCATCCTGTGGCTGAAAAGAGTCCTTACAGctttttacattgttacaaGCAGATATTTAAGTCAGCAATAAGTGTGTGTTGTTATTACTTTAATATACCAGATGTGCTGGTGTGGCATGAAGACCAGATCAGTTTTACACCTCCACACCAACAGTTCTCTAATCAGACACAATATTATCACAGTACTgctgaaaatgtgacaaaacaGTTCCCTGTTGACATTCATGCTGTAACACTGCTGTTGTGTGTGATACAACACTCCTTGAATTATCCTGTATAATGAAAAACCTGCATCTGCGTTTTTATTcgttagctttttattttttatgataaCATCAACATACAAACCCTACATGTGTGGTATAATATGGTGCAGATACAATAATAACCCAACATCAGTGATTTGGTTTGATCAACATTGCTctacacattaaaaaaagatttaaaaaaagatttgactTACTGGACATTTGTTATTAATTAGCAAGGTtattcagacaaagaggaaaagtGATGACAAACATAGCACACACTCTGCTACAGGACATAACCTTTGATAACCACAAGGTGGCTCAAGAGTCCTTTAACGGGTTGTTCAGGGCTCAGTTGTTCAAAAGTAATGTGATTGTTGGAAAGGATGAAATCTTGAACTcaggttgttaaaaaaaatcatgacttATTATTGATAAAATAGGTAATCCAATCTTGTTTTATTATCAAGTAAAACCTTTAGTTTGTGATGTTCAAACTTTTCAGTGGCTTACAAATAACTtgacccacccccccccccttttttttttccttatacCAGCAGAGGTCAGGATTCAGCCTGGATTACAGGGAAAATTtgatttatatataatataaggTGTTATAAAAGCCACACAATGGCGGTCACCAATTTGTTTATGCTGACTTTAACTTCAATATTCCTTGGTAAAGTTCATTGCATTTTACTATCATTTTAGTCGTTGTAATTGTGCTGTCTTCTTCTGTCGCacaactgtttgtgtttttgttttacagcagcCAGCAAAGATGTGTCTGAAGTCCTCCAGTCTAAAGGTCTCTGTAAATCTTTTATCTCAAAGCAGTCTCCGTCTAATTCATTATCTGCATATGCGCAAACTCTATGTTCGTGTTTTCCTGGGCATATTTGAACTTTTGGCCTACTATTCAAGTCTGTTCAGTTTGGGATTATTGATAACACAATCATATAAGACACAATGGAGATATTGGATGACATGCTGAAAAGCTGTCTGAAACTTGTAATTCATTATAAGCAGACAGTATTTCAGATATGTTTACTAACACATAATTAGAACGATAATTTGATTAAATTAGAATATGAGGGAGAATTTCCTAAAAACCAGCCAGGGACATGCAGGGTGGCTTTctcaacactgtaaaaaaaaacatagttgtTATAACTTAAAAAAGTTAGTGTCCGGGCTgccttaacattttaagttaacTGAACTTAAAAAGATAAGTTGAGATAAATGTATGATTGttccaaagaaaacatttttttctagtcaaataaacttgacatcaaGTCAGTTGTACTTAAATCTTTAAGTAAACAAAACTTTTGATCAAAATTCAGTTTCTGCAAATGATCTAGTTAAGGCAAAATGGTCTATCAATTTATTTTGACTTGAaatcaaaaattcaaaatactttataaaaagTTGAATCCACCTAAAATATTGAGGTAAATGAAttcatcaatttaaattgaatttataTTTTAGTCAACGCAAATCAGTttagtttatacatttttagtgaTTCTCTTTACTTTTGTGGAAACTTTCTTtcaaataacaattaaaaaaaggtttaatctCTACAGGTTATTTGTTTTATCATAGAAACCAGCCAACTTAAGTTCT is drawn from Labrus bergylta chromosome 8, fLabBer1.1, whole genome shotgun sequence and contains these coding sequences:
- the LOC109983723 gene encoding uncharacterized protein C1orf232, with product MNSMLKVYKSKVMKTLNPEYEDEAAEEVTEVENDVSPVQEDEGPNAVSQLARKMQGAGTKSWNRLSSLFNKEDEHQLLEETESPPVADHPLAIKPEEPPRPTRRSAFWDSFAANWAAKKQAEAAAAAAAATNEVAAVQGEEGVTEGTGEEVTASQDGQTAEGEESEGGGGGRSSSNNSFSKYVSLGGGNTDASFKWNFVTSKLADLKTKSN